A portion of the Scylla paramamosain isolate STU-SP2022 chromosome 2, ASM3559412v1, whole genome shotgun sequence genome contains these proteins:
- the LOC135114286 gene encoding uncharacterized protein LOC135114286 isoform X1 has product MVCSFSSHQHPHVVVRLQHTTEIHCIDVGMVQNVTQAVLPLSRRFLFPHFAWRRNSSCLSQVLLTRLDSPSQLNHVNKRYSRLRSDATMVSFVPVVRMMSLHAPRVTLKPCHRALGPGFSTWHKLPITLNRVSSLTILRIHKSDGVLGVRHIAEWHSKRDIRGLTQMESLVVTLSLGVFLLYFMWLREPSDIDEYLNQPIWKRLPGIDPEKAEQMMEVDKSLGLQVDYTELEQYKQEYYAEQFDKLNKEKQERKRHQALLQSVSSNRAMSHNSQTPTKI; this is encoded by the exons ATGGTCTGCAGCTTCAGCTCACACCAACATCCACACGTTGTTGTCCGTCTGCAACACACCACCGAGATCCATTGCATAGATGTAGGAATGGTGCAGAATGTGACCCAAGCAG TTCTTCCTCTGTCAAGgcgcttcctcttccctcacttcgCGTGGCGGCGAAACTCTTCCTGCTTATCGCAGGTCCTGCTGACACGGCTTGACAGCCCTTCTCAACTCAATCA TGTAAACAAACGTTATTCAAGACTAAGAAGTGACGCAACCATGGTCTCTTTTGTGCCCGTGGTGAGGATGATGTCCCTCCACGCCCCTCGCGTCACCCTCAAGCCTTGTCACAG GGCCCTGGGTCCTGGCTTCTCTACTTGGCACAAGCTCCCTATCACCCTAAACAGGGTATCCTCACTCACAATACTAAGAATACACAAAAGTGATGGAGTACTAGGTGTGCGCCACATAGCAGAGTGGCACTCTAAACGCGATATCAGAGGACTCACCCAGATGGAATCCCTGGTGGTGACCTTGTCCCTTGGTGTCTTCTTGTTATACTTCATGTGGCTGCGAGAACCCAGTGACATCGATGAATATTTGAACCAACCCATCTGGAAGCGTCTGCCAGGCATTGACCCAGAGAAAGCTGAGCAAATGATGGAGGTGGACAAATCCCTTGGTTTGCAG GTTGATTATACTGAGCTTGAGCAGTACAAGCAAGAATACTATGCTGAACAATttgataaattaaataaagagaaacaagagaggaagaggcacCAAGCGCTGCTGCAGTCAGTGTCATCCAACAGAGCAATGTCCCACAACTCTCAAACACCAACTAAGATTTGA
- the LOC135114286 gene encoding uncharacterized protein LOC135114286 isoform X2 → MVCSFSSHQHPHVVVRLQHTTEIHCIDVGMVQNVTQAVLPLSRRFLFPHFAWRRNSSCLSQVLLTRLDSPSQLNHVNKRYSRLRSDATMVSFVPVVRMMSLHAPRVTLKPCHRLCRQLVHTSYRYKSTKASEEEIDLDQPLKFSTSRAATWKARDTYGGMVTEDKMPWYQPYVVAISLSTFLLYFCVLREENDVDTSLNMSLYDRIEGLEKKQLELTLEEYIQAGKDTEPVKARLKELRESKTD, encoded by the exons ATGGTCTGCAGCTTCAGCTCACACCAACATCCACACGTTGTTGTCCGTCTGCAACACACCACCGAGATCCATTGCATAGATGTAGGAATGGTGCAGAATGTGACCCAAGCAG TTCTTCCTCTGTCAAGgcgcttcctcttccctcacttcgCGTGGCGGCGAAACTCTTCCTGCTTATCGCAGGTCCTGCTGACACGGCTTGACAGCCCTTCTCAACTCAATCA TGTAAACAAACGTTATTCAAGACTAAGAAGTGACGCAACCATGGTCTCTTTTGTGCCCGTGGTGAGGATGATGTCCCTCCACGCCCCTCGCGTCACCCTCAAGCCTTGTCACAG ACTCTGCCGCCAGCTGGTCCATACGAGTTACAGGTACAAGAGCACCAAAGCCTCTGAAGAAGAAATAGATCTGGACCAACCGCTTAAGTTTTCCACCAGTCGAGCAGCAACCTGGAAGGCGAGGGACACATATGGCGGCATGGTCACAGAGGACAAGATGCCGTGGTATCAGCCGTACGTGGTAGCCATCAGCCTGTCAACATTTCTTCTGTACTTCTGTGTGTTGCGTGAGGAGAATGATGTGGACACTTCTCTGAACATGAGCCTTTATGACCGGATTGAAGGACTGGAGAAGAAGCAGCTGGAACTTACTCTGGAAGAATACATCCAGGCTGGAAAGGACACTGAACCTGTTAAAGCTCGCCTCAAGGAGCTCAGAGAATCTAAAACAGATTAG
- the LOC135114286 gene encoding uncharacterized protein LOC135114286 isoform X3 gives MVSFVPVVRMMSLHAPRVTLKPCHRALGPGFSTWHKLPITLNRVSSLTILRIHKSDGVLGVRHIAEWHSKRDIRGLTQMESLVVTLSLGVFLLYFMWLREPSDIDEYLNQPIWKRLPGIDPEKAEQMMEVDKSLGLQVDYTELEQYKQEYYAEQFDKLNKEKQERKRHQALLQSVSSNRAMSHNSQTPTKI, from the exons ATGGTCTCTTTTGTGCCCGTGGTGAGGATGATGTCCCTCCACGCCCCTCGCGTCACCCTCAAGCCTTGTCACAG GGCCCTGGGTCCTGGCTTCTCTACTTGGCACAAGCTCCCTATCACCCTAAACAGGGTATCCTCACTCACAATACTAAGAATACACAAAAGTGATGGAGTACTAGGTGTGCGCCACATAGCAGAGTGGCACTCTAAACGCGATATCAGAGGACTCACCCAGATGGAATCCCTGGTGGTGACCTTGTCCCTTGGTGTCTTCTTGTTATACTTCATGTGGCTGCGAGAACCCAGTGACATCGATGAATATTTGAACCAACCCATCTGGAAGCGTCTGCCAGGCATTGACCCAGAGAAAGCTGAGCAAATGATGGAGGTGGACAAATCCCTTGGTTTGCAG GTTGATTATACTGAGCTTGAGCAGTACAAGCAAGAATACTATGCTGAACAATttgataaattaaataaagagaaacaagagaggaagaggcacCAAGCGCTGCTGCAGTCAGTGTCATCCAACAGAGCAATGTCCCACAACTCTCAAACACCAACTAAGATTTGA
- the LOC135114286 gene encoding uncharacterized protein LOC135114286 isoform X4, whose amino-acid sequence MVSFVPVVRMMSLHAPRVTLKPCHRLCRQLVHTSYRYKSTKASEEEIDLDQPLKFSTSRAATWKARDTYGGMVTEDKMPWYQPYVVAISLSTFLLYFCVLREENDVDTSLNMSLYDRIEGLEKKQLELTLEEYIQAGKDTEPVKARLKELRESKTD is encoded by the exons ATGGTCTCTTTTGTGCCCGTGGTGAGGATGATGTCCCTCCACGCCCCTCGCGTCACCCTCAAGCCTTGTCACAG ACTCTGCCGCCAGCTGGTCCATACGAGTTACAGGTACAAGAGCACCAAAGCCTCTGAAGAAGAAATAGATCTGGACCAACCGCTTAAGTTTTCCACCAGTCGAGCAGCAACCTGGAAGGCGAGGGACACATATGGCGGCATGGTCACAGAGGACAAGATGCCGTGGTATCAGCCGTACGTGGTAGCCATCAGCCTGTCAACATTTCTTCTGTACTTCTGTGTGTTGCGTGAGGAGAATGATGTGGACACTTCTCTGAACATGAGCCTTTATGACCGGATTGAAGGACTGGAGAAGAAGCAGCTGGAACTTACTCTGGAAGAATACATCCAGGCTGGAAAGGACACTGAACCTGTTAAAGCTCGCCTCAAGGAGCTCAGAGAATCTAAAACAGATTAG
- the LOC135114306 gene encoding histone H3.3A — MARTKQTARKSTGGKAPRKQLATKAARKSAPSTGGVKKPHRYRPGTVALREIRRYQKSTELLIRKLPFQRLVREIAQDFKTDLRFQSAAIGALQEASEAYLVGLFEDTNLCAIHAKRVTIMPKDIQLARRIRGERA; from the exons ATGGCTCGTACGAAGCAGACTGCCCGTAAATCTACTGGAGGTAAAGCTCCCAGGAAGCAGCTGGCCACCAAGGCTGCCCGTAAGAGTGCCCCATCCACTGGTGGTGTGAAGAAGCCTCATCGTTACCGTCCTGGTACTGTGGCTCTGCGAGAAATTCGTCGTTACCAGAAGTCCACTGAGCTGCTGATCCGCAAGTTGCCCTTCCAGCGTTTGGTGCGTGAGATTGCGCAAGACTTCAAGACTGATCTGCGTTTCCAGAGTGCCGCCATTGGTGCCCTGCAG GAAGCGTCAGAAGCTTATCTTGTGGGTCTGTTTGAAGATACTAACCTGTGCGCTATCCACGCAAAGCGCGTAACCATCATGCCCAAGGATATTCAGCTGGCACGACGAATCCGTGGAGAGCGCGCTTAA